In the Silene latifolia isolate original U9 population chromosome 1, ASM4854445v1, whole genome shotgun sequence genome, AGACCCAAGCACTGACCGCCAGAAAGTTGACTCGCTGTTATTCTCTTATTCATGAAAACTTGAATATAAATTATGGTAGGGGTCAGATGCGTAGAGAATAATGCTTTATTCTCAAAAAGATCATCTTTCATCTCCTATCTCTTTGTTATAAACTTACAAGTTATAAATTGAGGTTGTTTCTAGGCGACTTTTAATGATAATTGTTTTCACAACTGTGTCAATCAACTGCTACTTTGCTCTTCATTCTTCAAATCTTGCGTACAATCCCATCAAATATTTGAGTAGAACTAAAAATTGATGTTAGAATACATCTTTTTGTACTTGAATGCATTCAACTTAAACTATTACCATGAGCTAAATTTTGCAATTTCACAAATTTTTGAAGAATTTTAATACATTATCATTTGGATCTGTTATTGTCCCCTTCTGATCTGTTATTGTCCCTGTAGCTTTTAGCTCCATCACCTCAAGGGATGCCTCTTCGAGTCCAATATGATGAAACAGATTCAAATTCAGTCGAAATATGGTTGGAAAGATGGTCTGCATCCTGCCCATGGAAACTAGTATCTCCACCAAAGAAAGCCAATTCGAAAGTCCAAAAAAAGCAGGGAAACTCGCATGCTGCTGAGGGAGAAATCACCAAGCCAAAACGTAGTGTCAGAAAAGTTCCTTCCGCTTTCGATAACGCATCATCTCAGCCAGCCTCTGAATTGGAGAAACCACGACGCAACCCAAAGAAAGTATCTAGCCATCCAGCAGATCCAGTCCAAGAAAATCCACAGAGTGAGCTTGAGAAGGTCAAACGTAGTCTGAGAAAGGTCCAGAATCCTGTAGTAACTGAAAGCCCTACTCCACCTGTAGTAACCGAAAGCTCTACTCCAGCTGAAGTTACTGAAGGGCCTCCCCATAGCCAAGCGAAAACAATTACTTCGAGTGTTCAGGAGGGTCCAAGTCCAGATGAGGTAAAAGTAAAACCAGTTGAGAGTATGAAGGAAGAAACTGTTTTTATTTCAAAGGAAGAGGTGATATCGGTTCCTGAAGAAAATGAGCAGGAAACTGACGAGGGTCCAAAAGAAACTAGCCAGTCTACGGAAATTTTTAATGAGGAGATTACCAAGGTCAAATCAGACTCTATTGATGGTAATGAGAAAGATGAAAATACTCCTGTGCCGAATGGCGCGTTAAACAAGGCAGTAGAATCCATGCCAAGCGAGAACCAAAAATCCAGTAGAAGAGCTTCCTTACCTGCGAAGCAGGATCATGTAGAGGATGGCTTGCAGAATACTAGGAAGCTTCCAAGCTATATGCAAGCGACTCAATCTGCCAAGGCGAAGTTGAGAGAACAAGGTTCTCCTAGACTTAGCCAAGATTCAGGTGAGAAGAACAATGTCGTGCGTCGTCATTCATTACCTTCTCCAGCAAATGGAAAAGTTGGCTCTGGTTCACCAAGGACACCAAAAATACTTCAGGGCAGTGGAAAAGGGGGAAATAAAAGTGATAAATCTTTGCTGTCTTCGAGAGATGGAAATGGTAAGCTCTTTAAATACTTATTGCCTGCTTCTTGATTTACGGTTTTGTTTGATTATATTTGAAGCATTGCCAATTTGCCAATTTGCTTCTATGACCATTATTACGTACTAACTATTCTGATGTTTGGACTGTAAGTAGCAGTTCGTTAATGCAACTTTTGCCCCAAGTTTCGTTATAGGTTATCTGAAAGCATCCCTTGTGTGTTTTCAACATGGGGATGCAGAGCCTGGAGGAATTTGGGTAATGTTGTctgtaataattataattataattatccaCAGGCGACAAATGATGTAAAACATTTTGTTTGTGTGATTTAAAGCATTGTCTAGATAACCCAAATCTGAAAATGAGATCCGTGTATTGCCAATTACCTGTCGTCAACTCCCTTTTGTCGTGGTTAGCACGAGTGAGGATCTTGACGATTCCTCTCTTTGGTATTTCGTATAAGGCTGTCCAAGGAAATATGCTCCCTGATGTATGAACGGTTTTTCTTTAACGGCTATATGATGAGAAAGTTATGCCAGTGCGTTTATGTGCTATTGTTTGGTAACAAGAATTTGGTATTAGCTTTGTCAGGGAAGACGACTACCCAAGAATGGCGAAGATGATGGTATTATTTCATTAATTAACTGTGAAAGGTGGAAGATTCAAGGCATTTGTGATTAACGTGACCTCTATAAGCTCAATACTTAGTGCGGCTCGTCAGAAGAATGTGGTGTTACTATGTGGAATGTTTTTCTCGTGTAATCCGTGTGCGTCTTTGAGTGTGTAAATTGCGGGCTTCAGTGTTACCGCAGGAACTTTATTTTGTAAACCTTGTTCAACTCTTGTTTCTCGATGTCAGAAGATGGTTTAAGGTTCGTTTTGTATAGATCATAGATGCCTATTTATACTTGCGTTTTATTATCCACACCTGACCTGATTCGAATTTTAATTCTCTGCCCTGATCTACTCCTCGGAATGACCCGTTAGTAACACCATAAACTTAACCGGGTGTGAACTGACTTGTTTCTGATCCGATGGCTAGTTCAACAGATCATATTTTGTAAACCTTGTTCAACTTACTTCATATTTTGATCATATTTCCCTTGCAACTCGCGTAATACAAAAAGGACTTATAATGGAGTCTACAACCCAAGAACTGCTAAACTGCACGGTCTGTGTGAAGAACTACCTCAACAAAACGAGGATGACATGAactttaaattaataattcaGACGGACTCGAGGGCTATTGAAGGGTATATATGAGGGCGGATGAGCTTCTTCCTGCGGCTCATTCCCATGTGTAATTCAAATTTGCAAATCATTTATCCATGACACTTCATGGCAAGCGGGGATTATTCATATTTATCGAGAAGCCAATGCTTATGCCGATTGGTTGCCAATGCCGCCATGTTGGTGTAGCTCAGGACCAGCAGCTGAAGATCATTGAGTTTTTGGACATGCCGGTGCGACTTTTCCATTTAGCTCAACAAGAAGTGTAGTAATCattctgatggggcatattctgcacccgctgaccgagtcaacatactgagcaaggtcaaagatatccacaacaagtcaacgacttagacagcctaaccgacgcagcctgtcggcctgtctcttgtgcctcggctaggacaactagccccggcacatatccgcgaactcatatccaagacccctggGCGAGCCAACAGGCCCGCCGGcttgccatgggtccatcggccgagggtagaacggtctttccacccgctagccacttggccacttggccactacgtgacaaaaggtgaaagtctataaatactcctcaaccctcattgaggaaaggatccgaaaaataacctaaacacctcataatctggtaatatcttctttatctctctacaaaacatacttcgccaagtaacacataacttaatccttttaagtgtactgacttgagcgtcggagtgagttcgctcggtacaaagccgagccctcagtttgttcattgtttcaggagaccgaaaagaggattcaatcaaagacgtcattctacaagcacaggtggtaacaaataactgctctggaattacacccggaacaattggcgccgtctgtggggaaagatactagaagctagtcacattcattcccaaacaaaaaaaaacaaacacaaaaacaaaaacccacccaaaaagctaagaagatgtcgaaacaacaagaagtattcgtgaccgacgaaaccgaattctgccaagatgataccgtccacaattggGTTgttgcagccctccaccg is a window encoding:
- the LOC141600950 gene encoding protein IQ-DOMAIN 31-like isoform X2, with the protein product MLLSFVVKVQRCLLCVRRCISIFFLFIMHVFRICLKVSGSVLLTMRKSPGKWIKNVLFGKKSSKSNFAQGKEKRANGKEVHVRVMAPEASVDDNIQEVPSGGLGAIHVDEQKSSSMYKDASSTLQNQEIPAPIDQNADVELVMALDTSTNVERIAQEKAATKTQAAFRGYLARRAFKALKGIIRLQALIRGHLVRRQAVATLYCVIGIVKLQALVRGSTIRCSDAGIEVQRVCNVNPRDVHGDVVSTSTASLSENSFVRKLLAPSPQGMPLRVQYDETDSNSVEIWLERWSASCPWKLVSPPKKANSKVQKKQGNSHAAEGEITKPKRSVRKVPSAFDNASSQPASELEKPRRNPKKVSSHPADPVQENPQSELEKVKRSLRKVQNPVVTESPTPPVVTESSTPAEVTEGPPHSQAKTITSSVQEGPSPDEVKVKPVESMKEETVFISKEEVISVPEENEQETDEGPKETSQSTEIFNEEITKVKSDSIDGNEKDENTPVPNGALNKAVESMPSENQKSSRRASLPAKQDHVEDGLQNTRKLPSYMQATQSAKAKLREQGSPRLSQDSGEKNNVVRRHSLPSPANGKVGSGSPRTPKILQGSGKGGNKSDKSLLSSRDGNALSGKTTTQEWRR
- the LOC141600950 gene encoding protein IQ-DOMAIN 31-like isoform X1, producing MLLSFVVKVQRCLLCVRRCISIFFLFIMHVFRICLKVSGSVLLTMRKSPGKWIKNVLFGKKSSKSNFAQGKEKRANGKEVHVRVMAPEASVDDNIQEVPSGGLGAIHVDEQKSSSMYKDASSTLQNQEIPAPIDQNADVELVMALDTSTNVERIAQEKAATKTQAAFRGYLARRAFKALKGIIRLQALIRGHLVRRQAVATLYCVIGIVKLQALVRGSTIRCSDAGIEVQRVCNVNPRDVHGDVVSTSTASLSENSFVRKLLAPSPQGMPLRVQYDETDSNSVEIWLERWSASCPWKLVSPPKKANSKVQKKQGNSHAAEGEITKPKRSVRKVPSAFDNASSQPASELEKPRRNPKKVSSHPADPVQENPQSELEKVKRSLRKVQNPVVTESPTPPVVTESSTPAEVTEGPPHSQAKTITSSVQEGPSPDEVKVKPVESMKEETVFISKEEVISVPEENEQETDEGPKETSQSTEIFNEEITKVKSDSIDGNEKDENTPVPNGALNKAVESMPSENQKSSRRASLPAKQDHVEDGLQNTRKLPSYMQATQSAKAKLREQGSPRLSQDSGEKNNVVRRHSLPSPANGKVGSGSPRTPKILQGSGKGGNKSDKSLLSSRDGNGKTTTQEWRR
- the LOC141600950 gene encoding protein IQ-DOMAIN 31-like isoform X4, translating into MRKSPGKWIKNVLFGKKSSKSNFAQGKEKRANGKEVHVRVMAPEASVDDNIQEVPSGGLGAIHVDEQKSSSMYKDASSTLQNQEIPAPIDQNADVELVMALDTSTNVERIAQEKAATKTQAAFRGYLARRAFKALKGIIRLQALIRGHLVRRQAVATLYCVIGIVKLQALVRGSTIRCSDAGIEVQRVCNVNPRDVHGDVVSTSTASLSENSFVRKLLAPSPQGMPLRVQYDETDSNSVEIWLERWSASCPWKLVSPPKKANSKVQKKQGNSHAAEGEITKPKRSVRKVPSAFDNASSQPASELEKPRRNPKKVSSHPADPVQENPQSELEKVKRSLRKVQNPVVTESPTPPVVTESSTPAEVTEGPPHSQAKTITSSVQEGPSPDEVKVKPVESMKEETVFISKEEVISVPEENEQETDEGPKETSQSTEIFNEEITKVKSDSIDGNEKDENTPVPNGALNKAVESMPSENQKSSRRASLPAKQDHVEDGLQNTRKLPSYMQATQSAKAKLREQGSPRLSQDSGEKNNVVRRHSLPSPANGKVGSGSPRTPKILQGSGKGGNKSDKSLLSSRDGNGKTTTQEWRR
- the LOC141600950 gene encoding protein IQ-DOMAIN 31-like isoform X3, encoding MRKSPGKWIKNVLFGKKSSKSNFAQGKEKRANGKEVHVRVMAPEASVDDNIQEVPSGGLGAIHVDEQKSSSMYKDASSTLQNQEIPAPIDQNADVELVMALDTSTNVERIAQEKAATKTQAAFRGYLARRAFKALKGIIRLQALIRGHLVRRQAVATLYCVIGIVKLQALVRGSTIRCSDAGIEVQRVCNVNPRDVHGDVVSTSTASLSENSFVRKLLAPSPQGMPLRVQYDETDSNSVEIWLERWSASCPWKLVSPPKKANSKVQKKQGNSHAAEGEITKPKRSVRKVPSAFDNASSQPASELEKPRRNPKKVSSHPADPVQENPQSELEKVKRSLRKVQNPVVTESPTPPVVTESSTPAEVTEGPPHSQAKTITSSVQEGPSPDEVKVKPVESMKEETVFISKEEVISVPEENEQETDEGPKETSQSTEIFNEEITKVKSDSIDGNEKDENTPVPNGALNKAVESMPSENQKSSRRASLPAKQDHVEDGLQNTRKLPSYMQATQSAKAKLREQGSPRLSQDSGEKNNVVRRHSLPSPANGKVGSGSPRTPKILQGSGKGGNKSDKSLLSSRDGNALSGKTTTQEWRR